The Polymorphobacter megasporae genome window below encodes:
- a CDS encoding peroxiredoxin has translation MDIGDTAPAFDLATDTGTNASLAKLAGKKVVLYFYPKDDTPGCTTEAIAFTGLKDEFSAADTVVVGVSKDSITAHAKFRKKHDLGVELAADPDGSVVAAYGAWVEKSMYGKKYMGIDRATFLIDRDGKLAAVWRKVKVPGHAAAVLKAAQDLG, from the coding sequence ATGGATATTGGCGACACTGCGCCAGCGTTCGACCTAGCGACCGATACCGGCACGAACGCTTCACTCGCGAAGCTCGCGGGCAAAAAGGTCGTCCTGTATTTCTATCCGAAAGACGACACGCCGGGGTGCACCACCGAGGCAATCGCCTTTACGGGCTTGAAGGACGAATTCTCCGCCGCTGATACCGTCGTCGTCGGCGTATCGAAGGACTCGATCACCGCCCACGCCAAGTTCCGGAAGAAACATGACCTCGGCGTCGAACTCGCGGCCGATCCCGATGGATCGGTCGTCGCAGCGTATGGCGCGTGGGTCGAGAAGAGTATGTACGGCAAGAAATATATGGGGATCGACCGCGCGACCTTCCTCATCGACCGCGACGGCAAGCTCGCCGCGGTCTGGCGCAAGGTCAAGGTGCCGGGCCACGCCGCGGCAGTGCTCAAGGCGGCGCAGGACCTCGGATGA
- a CDS encoding DUF1993 domain-containing protein: MTLSLYTATVPAFRQIVDSLAAFVAKGEAFAETNGIDPATLVNAKLAPDMLGFAYQVKSVTVHSVGAIAGVRAGEFAPDMTPPPTDFAALHALLAETSATLAAIDPAEIDGFVGGDMAFVFREHRMPYFAEDFLLSFSLPNFYFHATTAYDILRWKGVPLGKRDYIGRPRIRV, from the coding sequence ATGACCTTATCGCTCTACACCGCGACAGTGCCGGCGTTCCGCCAGATCGTCGACTCGCTCGCCGCCTTCGTCGCCAAGGGCGAGGCGTTTGCGGAGACAAATGGCATCGACCCGGCAACGCTGGTGAACGCGAAACTCGCCCCCGACATGCTTGGCTTCGCGTATCAGGTGAAGTCGGTCACGGTGCATTCGGTCGGCGCGATCGCGGGGGTCCGGGCCGGCGAGTTTGCTCCCGATATGACCCCGCCGCCCACGGATTTCGCGGCGCTGCACGCGTTGCTCGCCGAAACGTCGGCGACGCTGGCAGCGATCGACCCGGCGGAAATCGACGGCTTCGTCGGCGGCGACATGGCGTTCGTCTTCCGTGAACACCGGATGCCGTACTTCGCCGAGGACTTCCTGCTGTCGTTCAGCCTGCCGAACTTCTATTTCCACGCGACGACGGCGTACGACATCCTGCGCTGGAAGGGCGTGCCGCTCGGCAAGCGCGACTACATCGGACGCCCGCGCATCAGGGTTTGA
- a CDS encoding phosphate-starvation-inducible protein PsiE translates to MSEDERNASPRTILVGRGFNLVEHALLLIIALMTIGAAAGEVWRVIQVEEITLADILLMFLYTEVIGMIGVFYTGKGNAFVYPIFIAITALARLIVLQGKNMAPENIVFEASAILLLAIAAAIITRTGRHQ, encoded by the coding sequence ATGAGTGAAGACGAACGCAACGCTTCGCCGCGCACGATCCTCGTCGGGCGGGGGTTCAATCTTGTCGAGCATGCCTTGCTCCTGATCATCGCGCTGATGACGATCGGCGCGGCGGCGGGCGAGGTCTGGCGCGTCATCCAGGTCGAGGAGATCACGCTGGCCGACATCCTGCTGATGTTCCTCTACACCGAGGTCATCGGCATGATCGGCGTGTTCTACACCGGCAAGGGCAACGCCTTCGTCTACCCGATCTTCATCGCCATCACGGCGCTTGCCCGATTGATCGTGCTTCAGGGCAAAAACATGGCGCCCGAGAATATCGTTTTCGAAGCGAGCGCGATCCTGCTTCTCGCCATCGCGGCGGCGATCATCACGCGCACGGGAAGGCACCAATGA